CGGCGTACGCGGGTTTATTCCGGCATCGCTCGTGGACTGGCAGTTTGTCGAAAACCTCGATGACTTCAAAGGCAAGACCGTCCGCGTCCGGGTGGTGGAAATTGACCCAGAGAACAACAAGCTGATTTTGTCCCGCAAAGCCGTGCTGGAGGATGAGCGCCGGGAGCACGAACAAGAGATTCTGCAGCGCCTGACACCCGGCGTGCTGGTGGAAGGCACGGTTCAGCGGTTGACGAATTTCGGCGCGTTTGTCGATATCGGCGGTGTGGACGGACTGGTTCACATCTCAGAAATCGCGTGGCACCACATCGACCATCCGTCGGACGTCTTGAAGGAAGGCGACCCGGTGCGCGTGAAAATCCTCAAGGTCGATCCCGATGCTGGCAAGGTTTCCTTGTCCATCAAGGAAGCGACCCCCAGTCCGTGGGAGACAGCGGTGGATGACCTCCGCCCGGGTCAAGTGGTCACCGGCACCGTCCGGCGTTTGACGGACTTTGGCGCCTTTGTTGAAATCAAGCCTGGCCTGGAAGGCTTGGTGCATGTTTCGCAAATTGCGCACCAGCATGTCGCAACACCGAGCGATGTCCTCGAGGAAGGACAGACGGTTGAAGTCAAAATCCTCGGCATCGAGCCGGAGCGCCGGCGCATCTCGCTGTCCATCAAGGAAGCTGCGCCCGACCGCCCGCGTGAACGCAGCTCCGGCGGGCGCAACGATGTGCAGAAGTATTTCGAGAAGCAGGACAACAGCGGCGGGACGGGCGCGACACTGGGCGACCTGTTCGGGGACTTGTTCAGACGCTGAACAAAGCGCCTTTTGCTTCCGCCGTTCAAATGACATCCATCAACTTGGCCGCGACGTGCGTTCGCGGCCGTTTTTTCGCGTAGAAACCGCGATTTGCGGGCACAATCAATGACAGTTGTCAATCCCCGCGCTGGGTGGAGGAGGTGTACAATGCAGTCGCTTTATCCGTCGCTCTTGGGCGGCATGGCGACGGTGTTTGCCTGTCAAGTTCGGCGTCAGGTTCCGTTCTCCGGACCGGGTACAGATGTGAGTCCCCGGATGATGCGAACCCTGCGCCTCGTCGCCAGCCTTGCCTGCGTGTGGGTGGGTGCGTACGTTCTGTACCCGAGTTCAACAGCGGGTGCATGGGCGTTCGTCGGCTTGGCGCTGGGGGTCGGGGCAGCCACCTTCGCGGCATCGCTTCACACACCGCGGCGCATTGCGCTGGTCTTTTGGATCGGCTTC
Above is a genomic segment from Alicyclobacillus cycloheptanicus containing:
- the rpsA gene encoding 30S ribosomal protein S1, translating into MAEDFQETMETSVVQEGDIVTGKVISVDDKKVSVDIGYKYEGIIPIRELSVLHIEHPNQVVQEGDEVRAVVLKTDDEAGIVVLSKREAEAAGAWERLQALYDSQEAFDVVIQDVVKGGLVTDVGVRGFIPASLVDWQFVENLDDFKGKTVRVRVVEIDPENNKLILSRKAVLEDERREHEQEILQRLTPGVLVEGTVQRLTNFGAFVDIGGVDGLVHISEIAWHHIDHPSDVLKEGDPVRVKILKVDPDAGKVSLSIKEATPSPWETAVDDLRPGQVVTGTVRRLTDFGAFVEIKPGLEGLVHVSQIAHQHVATPSDVLEEGQTVEVKILGIEPERRRISLSIKEAAPDRPRERSSGGRNDVQKYFEKQDNSGGTGATLGDLFGDLFRR